The nucleotide sequence aatgttaaacttaaaaatttatttcaaaaatctaattttaaacttaaaaattaatttcaaaattttaattttaaacttaaaaatttatttcaaaaatctaattttaaactaaattttaaaattttaattttaaacttaaaaattattttcaaaatcttaaacttaaaaaaaaaaaaaaccaagggcgggcgcccctggtattctcgtcgggggcgcccggaaggggtcccgggcgccccgccccagcgaccccgggcgcccggagtgccctataaataaggggcagcaggcgcccccaacctctgccccactcattctcacttttgccaaggttcactttgaacctcagtgcgaaagtactctaaattaaattttcgtgcggtgaagacgctgttgcgattcaaccgaggtcgtcaaatctatattttttcgatggctcctcggtaaaatattcttcccctctctaaaatattttttgttgtcttctaaattttttttatatatatattctttatatacagtaagaaacgaacaaatactggtgctggaccctccaatgctagtacagaccctaggtttcccacagacgaacttaggattaaatttgagtccaccatctataaggccattaggactacctgcgtagatagagcgttcttcctaaggtcatgtccctctgccttagaggttataggccactacaatttaaggaaccttgtagaatgtaccagtccaataaacataagtctatgtgccgaattttgcaataacttagtaaaagtagatgacttcacctataccactagggcagcaggcactgatatcgtattttcccctacgactatcagaGAGTTTCTAGAGTTGCGTCCTTCTACTTgcccctttttgtgctatcctccgagggatctaccgttcgacgatccctactcacatattactctcgatacgatgtattcgtattttttttggggagagagatcccactgtgacacagtttaggtcagtagaacttagagtccaggactacgctctttatagagtTGTAGTTCTTTGTATTTTACCACTgaccactcgggacatcgctgtgatgcgcccattccattcattcctactttatgccctgattcataggttggagattgacattagcctacatatcttctccaccatcacttacgcagccggatacgtgactgacagtcgagtccatatgccatttggtcacattttgacagcctatatgtcctcactgcacattgatgtcactagaggagacgttgcccatatgaccgagttcgatgttatatcctctcggaacttctccttagccggcatccaggtagatagagatgacgggactatgacttggcggaggggggcacagcaccagcccgatccagacgcacagatggacgagttcatgctcgcactatttccggaggaagccgcaccggctccaccaccacccccagctcgagcaccacgacacgctccccgcactctagccgaccgtatgaccggactagagagagccatggcgagtctccagcaggagaactccgattttcatcgggacatacggcgagaggttgccgagttacgagctgccggggacacccgccatactgagctgatgacacttcttcgatccttgggatctggaccaccctcttcatcatctcagtagctttagtgatgacctacttctgtagctacactatttgtaaaatatttttaaatttatcttgtgacatttcaaacttacattgaatatgctcgtgctcaatagactaggatccctcataaatactttcaaaactgattttatcaacttataggctaaacttgtttgttttcaaaaatttccatttttaaactttcaaaaacagttttggccttagactagtcttacatccttagaaagcatgtacccataggtttagttcttgagcatctcaccaacaccttaggtttaccttgcttgtggttgataaacatagaaaggggtgagatgcataggccatctgtctggacttaagatgcttatttcagtgcatcagtataagtctggacgttaaatacaattcaaatattaatcaggttaaagttcatcagtcgagtcaaacactgactgattataattaacttaatctgactaaccaagagaaagctactattttctaatagttagttagtacctaattggttagacagctggttgaagttaaatatcaaattcagggggagaaataaaactactttagttttccaaattgaattttaaacttaattttgaaaatcaaagtttaaaaataatttgtttaaaattgtgaaatttttaaactcacaaactttttatcctttttacctattctttaaaaactgaacttttcaagtatcttaaaccatggttttgaatctaatactttctttgaaaaatttgattttgaaaagcaaACTTTACATTCCAAAAGTTTTTTTCTTACGTTTATCAAAACTCCTTTGAAatctaaaagtaaagatttaaacttaattttactttgaaaattgtcctgagtctacttcttaaaaatttgactttacttaattttgacaatttaaatttgaaggataaattttacaaaatttagtttacaaactaagcttctcaaagttattttccttgttttgaaaattgaatcttatacacttagtgttgaaaaataaaattcaattagttttgaaaaaaaaatagacttttcaaacttagttttggaattttggttttgaaaacttatgtttaagtagcatttcaaagttgaaacttgttttgaaaaatttttttagaccttatacacttatgtttgaaaattaacctatctaaacttagcattttttctaaaagctaaaagctaatgcgttaaacaaattttcaaaactttataccccCCCAAGTCAATTTGGTCTTCTCCTGGATTTAAAAAACTCAGTTATTGTTCAAGGTATTACTGTTTTCAGTATTTCTCGCTATGATTGATAAcccttattttttgatgaatgccaaagggggagggttaggttggttaagttagggcaactaaatgcaaacttaaaaaaactaacttaaaccttaaaaacctcaaaaatcatgcttgatttttgcatactttttatcactaacttaaccaggttgtcattccatcaaaaagggggagattgttggtgcggttagcactaacggtctaactcaggttttgatgaatgacaaatcaggttaagttaggtttgttgttgtctgacacttttatcaagtgtgcaggaaaagtccagctaggtcgacgggctgaccggatagctggcgagaagtccaagcgggtcgacgggctgaccggatagctggcgagaagtccaagcgggtcgacgggctgaccggacgcttggcgagaagtccagacgggtcgacgggctgaccggacgtctggcaggtaagtgaggtaagtcactggaggggagtgactgcgaggacgcgttcccgggtagggaacattaggcgtcgatccggcttagatccatttcggatatctaagtcgagatcgtgactagattccggtctcggaaagacggaatctaagtcatactttgctcatctataaaactgtgctaacactctttgctgcagggtacatttgcctcggactaaccttttcttgcaggagaaggactttctggagaagaggggtccgggcgcccggaaggcaaatttcatccagccgagtcgtcgccacgtggagcatcatggtttgtgcagctacgtcacattccaggcgcccggaagggatccaggcgcccgggacagcatataaaagaagccccaggcaggagcttcagaatcaatcatcaactgagaacttttcgactgctggtcctgctgctctacgttcctgcgacgctaacaaagctccgacaaagtgcttcttcgtttttcttaatttccttgtcggtattactttgtttcattagcatttcctgtattcattttgtaattatattcgaattgctagtgattgcccaacgaaagtggtcaaggaccacgggccttcgagtaggagtcgtcacaggctccgaacgaagtaaaaacaactgtgtctactttacttttccgctgcgcttatactcgatattttcgaatcgatattcacccccccctctatcgaatccaacggtcttacactTACTAGTTGTTAGGTCcccagacccaactggacttcggtcaACTATTAGATCCTACAGATCCAGCAAAACTAATTTTCGCCAGATATCGaatcactccttgacctatttagactttcCACCAGCTATCAAGTCCAGCAGACATAGttggatttcagcctagtgttAGGTCTTCCAGACCTATCAAGTCCTACACttggtaaaaaaatattagacagcacaacatctaactttaatctatttatcaTTCAACAAACCTAAGTTTGCCCAttggtgctaactgcaccaatagAATATTAGAATATGACTTGagtacatgagcagaagatgagaattaaaaagatgaggatgttaaggtaaaTGTGTGGATATATGAAGAtagacagaataagaaataagtgttagagagaaagtcggagttgtatTTATTAAGAGAAAACTCTAACACGTCTAAGATGGTGTGAccatgtacttagacgatcaataaatatTTTAGTTAGGTGATGTGAACTTATGATAAATGCACACATCAAATGAGAAAAAGGAAGACtaaaacttggttagcaataataaagtaagattttcttttttaagtatagatgataatataatggGAGATATAGTTTAATAACGTAAACGAATTCATATACTTGATCTTTCCTAATAGGATAACACTTGATTATTAGGAAAACACTTGATTACTATTGTTGTATCATCTTTATAGTAGTATATGTAAATTTCGATTTATTCTTTTTTATAGTCGAGAAATACTAGCCCGGATACGATTTGATggcaatgataatgatttctttggAATATGGATCATACTACATAAGCTGAACAACCAAGAATTCAGGTACAAGTTCTAGAAACTGTTTGGTAAATTCAAATAGTACTAGTTGACACTTCAAAGTAGATTAATTATGTTCGTAAAATAATTCTCTGTTTGCAATAAATCCATTGCAGGATTGCTGAATCTGAAGGGGAGAAAATAAACTCAAAATCTCTAGGTTATTTGTATTTGGAGAAAACAAAGCTGAACTTATTTGTATATGGAGAAAACAATGCTGAACTTGAATGGAACCCAAGTTCATGGCTTGTTCATGGCGGTGGTGGTGTTGGCCTTGGTTGGAGAACTGGTGTCTCCTCCCATTCCTACAGCATTCTTCACAACTTCAGCTGCCCCCTGTGCCATGCTCTTCACTTGACCCCCAGTCTGCAAATTAAATTCGTACAAGTCAATGCAAATCTTGAGCATTCCATACCGAAATTATAGACCAAATTCAGCCTAATTATGCTTCTGATATATCAACTTGGAACAACTATTTTTAAACTATGTTGGTAAACTTTTTCAAGTGACTGGTTCCACGTCGAGCGGCCCCATACTCTAGAAAATTCCATAAAAGTTTTTTTTGGAGAGACACAGTACTACTGTGCTACTAAGAGGACTCGAACATGATACCTCATGCAGCAAATATTTGTGCTGCTAAGAGGACTCGAACTCGGTAGCTCAGGCAGTAGATGTCAATGTGCTTGCCACTAGGACAAAGGCACATCAACGAAATTGTGTTGGGTAAACTTTTTTAAGTGATTGCCCCACCACCGAGCGGCCCCATGGTCTAGAAAACCCCTTAAGGAATTTTTTAGAGAGGCACAACAAATATTTGTGCTGCTAAGAGGACTCGAACTCGGCACCTCAGACAAATTTTTTTTGTTCCCTCGGagtggtgcgatggttaagacatagggtgttgccacatgaggtcttaaGTCGAAACTCGGTAAGTCCAAGCATATCCTCCTCCATGCCTTAGCCAGTTGCattaatgactagtagtcatccgtgatttacttcctccgtgttggtcTAGGGACGGATTGATAAAGGCACTCGGGCGAACGAATCCCCATTTTTTTTGCCACTTGAAACAACTATTTTTTTAGAGTGAATAAAGGGTGCATACGTTTTGGAGAATTTCTCCAGCTTTACCCATTCCTTGTTGGCCAACTTCAGATGCCTTGTGTATCACCTAATAAAATGCCACAATAAAAATGAACTAAATTCtggaaaaattaaacaaaataattGACGAAACTAATCTTTATACACTATCTGAGAGACTAGGATTATCGACTAACGTTGCTCGATATATTTGCTCCCATTTCTACAACATTCTTCACAGTTTCAGTCGCCCCTTGTGCCATGTTCCTCATTTGGTTCTCAGTCTATAGGAAAACAATGCAGATGAACTTACGTAAGAATTTAAACCTAATCAAACCGCTTAAAATTACAATTT is from Zingiber officinale cultivar Zhangliang chromosome 7B, Zo_v1.1, whole genome shotgun sequence and encodes:
- the LOC122004187 gene encoding uncharacterized protein LOC122004187, whose amino-acid sequence is MADEEVACQAQMKKNEMMIEASETHQEIKDQSGGVLQQTENQMRNMAQGATETVKNVVEMGANISSNVIHKASEVGQQGMGKAGEILQNTGGQVKSMAQGAAEVVKNAVGMGGDTSSPTKANTTTAMNKP